A single Hippocampus zosterae strain Florida chromosome 17, ASM2543408v3, whole genome shotgun sequence DNA region contains:
- the LOC127590040 gene encoding matrix-remodeling-associated protein 5-like isoform X2, with protein MIVIIFSCLILYAAKPASTSCPLEITPNFVLVPFGGSISAVCKSLSSQLKGMGWESSFGGTGLVKGVSNLTLKIDSLQSWHVSPICFVNLNGSQCTKDLPVTVYNAPTFSQPTNETLTLQVGSQMSLDCSASGNPLPEYSWKMPYTSKVLTETQSVFNSSFKHPGPYECTAANSQGTITKRFTITQAPRPRRTLALMLGLFVGLAVMLCILGYFFVTPQGTFSSKKQSYTPGSATSAPV; from the exons ATGATAGTCATCATATTCAGCTGCTTAATATTGTATGCAG CAAAGCCTGCAAGCACTTCCTGCCCACTAGAAATAACTCCTAACTTTGTGCTGGTGCCTTTCGGCGGCTCCATCTCAGCTGTATGCAAGTCCTTATCCAGTCAATTGAAGGGAATGGGCTGGGAGTCGTCATTTGGAGGCACGGGACTGGTGAAGGGTGTGTCGAACCTCACCTTGAAAATAGATTCGTTGCAAAGTTGGCACGTGAGTCCCATCTGCTTTGTCAATCTGAATGGTTCTCAGTGTACGAAGGATTTACCCGTCACCGTCTACA ACGCGCCGACCTTCAGCCAACCAACGAACGAGACTCTGACGCTCCAAGTTGGCAGCCAAATGAGTTTAGATTGCAGCGCCTCAGGAAACCCACTGCCGGAATACAGCTGGAAGATGCCTTACACGTCGAAAGTTCTGACTGAAACTCAATCTGTTTTCAACTCCTCTTTCAAGCATCCGGGCCCCTACGAGTGCACCGCCGCAAACTCTCAGGGAACCATCACCAAGCGCTTCACGATCACCCAAGCTCCAA GACCTCGAAGAACCTTGGCATTGATGCTCGGACTGTTTGTGGGCCTGGCAGTCATGCTCTGcattttgggatatttttttgtcactccCCAAGGGACATTTTCTTCCAAGAAGCAGAGTTATACTCCTGGATCAGCCACGTCAGCTCCTGTATGA
- the LOC127590040 gene encoding intercellular adhesion molecule 1-like isoform X1 has product MIVIIFSCLILYAAKPASTSCPLEITPNFVLVPFGGSISAVCKSLSSQLKGMGWESSFGGTGLVKGVSNLTLKIDSLQSWHVSPICFVNLNGSQCTKDLPVTVYKMPDNVSISLESHVGPMSELEPFVVRCEVNQIASIQNVSLELLNGNERVSNILFNNFDNKEPVSKSFYFFTLSKREYNGAQFRCKARIDLGPLGHLPEMSSEPLELIVHYAPTFSQPTNETLTLQVGSQMSLDCSASGNPLPEYSWKMPYTSKVLTETQSVFNSSFKHPGPYECTAANSQGTITKRFTITQAPRPRRTLALMLGLFVGLAVMLCILGYFFVTPQGTFSSKKQSYTPGSATSAPV; this is encoded by the exons ATGATAGTCATCATATTCAGCTGCTTAATATTGTATGCAG CAAAGCCTGCAAGCACTTCCTGCCCACTAGAAATAACTCCTAACTTTGTGCTGGTGCCTTTCGGCGGCTCCATCTCAGCTGTATGCAAGTCCTTATCCAGTCAATTGAAGGGAATGGGCTGGGAGTCGTCATTTGGAGGCACGGGACTGGTGAAGGGTGTGTCGAACCTCACCTTGAAAATAGATTCGTTGCAAAGTTGGCACGTGAGTCCCATCTGCTTTGTCAATCTGAATGGTTCTCAGTGTACGAAGGATTTACCCGTCACCGTCTACA AAATGCCGGACAATGTGTCCATATCACTGGAGAGTCACGTTGGCCCCATGTCAGAGCTTGAACCCTTTGTCGTGCGGTGTGAAGTCAATCAGATTGCGTCAATACAGAATGTCTCTTTGGAATTGCTCAACGGCAATGAAAGAGTGTCCAATATATTGTTCAATAATTTTGACAACAAAGAGCCAGTTTCCAAATCCTTCTACTTTTTCACGTTATCAAAGAGAGAGTATAATGGAGCGCAATTCCGCTGTAAGGCAAGGATCGACCTTGGCCCATTGGGGCACCTTCCAGAGATGTCCTCGGAGCCGCTCGAGCTGATTGTGCATT ACGCGCCGACCTTCAGCCAACCAACGAACGAGACTCTGACGCTCCAAGTTGGCAGCCAAATGAGTTTAGATTGCAGCGCCTCAGGAAACCCACTGCCGGAATACAGCTGGAAGATGCCTTACACGTCGAAAGTTCTGACTGAAACTCAATCTGTTTTCAACTCCTCTTTCAAGCATCCGGGCCCCTACGAGTGCACCGCCGCAAACTCTCAGGGAACCATCACCAAGCGCTTCACGATCACCCAAGCTCCAA GACCTCGAAGAACCTTGGCATTGATGCTCGGACTGTTTGTGGGCCTGGCAGTCATGCTCTGcattttgggatatttttttgtcactccCCAAGGGACATTTTCTTCCAAGAAGCAGAGTTATACTCCTGGATCAGCCACGTCAGCTCCTGTATGA